The genomic interval tatgtgagaactcctagaatgttggaaaagcattccaggtgaagctggttgagagaatgccaagtgtgcaaagctgtcatcaaggcaaagggtggctatttgaagaatctcaaatatatttagatttgtttaacacttgtttggttacgatatgattccatatgtgttgtttcatagttttgatgtcttgactattattctacaatgtaggaaatagtacaacaataaagaaaaacccttgaatgagtaggtgttctaaaacttttgaccggtggTGTATGACATATTTTATACGTAGAATATCTTTAATAGTACCTGAGAGCCCACTATGGAAATGTAACACGTCTAAAGAGTATTTTGTTCCAAACAATATGTCTAAAAAAGGTACTTTTCCGATAGTAATATGAATGTTTAATGTTgaaaaaatgtatgtgaaaattGTTATTTAAGAATCTGGACATACTCCATATTTGAGAGCACAcgataaggagtataatgacaccaagatgttgtctgtatcatgtacagtTCACAGATCATAGGGTCTTGCATGTATAGCTCTAAAAGGGTctaaaatggccactttcatcatgattttctCAAACACTGTGacacaaatgtaaaaaatatgtaAAACGTCCTTCCTCCCAATTAGGTTCCTctgtgagaattgccagaacaacCAGAGACACCAAAAATAAGCCTATCCTGGCGTGGGATCACCCACGTAACCAGATTTACACCAGAGATGTGCTTCCTGAGGGAAGAAAGTGATGGCCACCACACCCAAAACGATAAACAACCATACACAACAACCcaacgaaacacacacacacacacacagtactttACACTCGCCCAGAGTAGGCCTACTCTACAGTGGATTCAATCTGAATTTTTCCTGGCTTATAATGTTATAGTTACCTTGGCAGCTATCAACATACACACAGATATGACATCCATTAGCTGAAGTGGGAGTTGTAAAAGAAAGAAGAGAGTGGTTCTGCTGGTGCTACTGCAGATACACAGTACAGGCTTACAGCACATTAGCATTATTGTTGATCTATGAAGCCTTAACTTCCTCTGAAAGATAGAAAATGACTCATGCTTTTCACCCCTGGTCTTAAAggtgtgtgcaggcttttgtccAAGTTCATATCATCTGATTCAGCTAATGGTCTTGTTTATCAAGTGATTGTGCTGCTGGCCTTGGTACAAAACCCTGCAAATACACATGGCATCCCTACAGATCCAAGAGGGAACATTGACCAAAGCAAGAGGGCTAGCAGAAACATGCAGAGGGTGTATCCACTAGAAACCAAACGACAAGTGAACTTGTCCACTAAGAAATTGTTTTTTGGTTACAGTTCGCACTAATTAATACACCCCAGGTTCACTGGGGCCTCCCTTCATCTACTACTGGGTCAATAGGCAACATCTCTATTTACACCAATACACCCAAATGATAATCATGTGTTCATACAGATAACCAGATACAGCAGTACCTGTTCACAAGAAATCCCCCTGTCAAGGCAAATTGTAAACTGCATATGCAAATGTGATGATCAAATGTGATGAtcaatgtgatgatgtgatgttattattattattattattattattattattattatcatgatcATGATCTTAACAGAGGGTATTTGTTGAGAATGGTTATTTTAAAGAGGACTATGTGAAAACACCAATAGCAATCCTCTTTAAAGTGAACTCTTGGGGTAAACAAAAAtaattaataaaataataaaaacgcTGTTCTCTTTGTATTGATGCTGCCCTTGCCTTTGAAAGAGGACTCAACTCTTTTCCCAGTTTACTTCACCATTTTGTGGTCCGAGTCCCCTTTGCATTCACTATGTTTAGAAAGGAACCAATATTTTGTTTCCAACATTCACTCAATGCAGGACAAGCCATTCCGTCAGAACGTGTTATTGGACAGCTAGATATACCTACTTACATTTTGGAAGCTAATAGATGGCgcttattatttgaccctgcttgGCCAtgtatgaacgtttgaacatgtactaaatctccacccggcacagccagaagaggactggccacccctcagagcctggttcctctaggtttcttcctaggttcctttaccttaaccatttaaactgtcaacttcaatggggtcCCAGGAATCCCAGATAGCAATTGCCTTTATTTTGTACGCTATTTTGTGACTCTCACCAAATATGTTGTCTTCTCACACTATTCAAACCCCACAATCGCATAAACAGTTTATGAAGCTCGCTTAACATATAGAACACATAGTGCAAACTAATAATCTGAATGTATTAATGTATCAAAACGACACATATATTTCGGAATTTCTGTGCATCCAGGCGCTAAGTTGACAGTCGCTAACCAATATCCCAAAACAGCACACGTTTTTTTCGAAGTTCATTTGGAATGTTCACACTGCACACAAAACATGACTCGAACTGCACTGACTTCAAACAAATTGGCTGATTGTGCCAAGTGTGAAAACGCCCATTCTTTTGAATCTGTCATTGTACAGGATCAGTTTTATCGGTGCTGAAAGCTGAACTTATTTATGTGTTTACCTGATTATGGTGCGCAATACGCAAAACTGAATCGAATGTTGAAATATTGGACGAGTACATAAATCGCCCAGAATACTGAGAGAATAATAGGCATTGATAGGCTATTTCACCAGACGACAGTACTTTCGGGTCAGATAATATAGCCGCTATAGATAGGAACTCCAATGAGCAAAGAAACAAATAAAACGTCCCTCAAATCCCCAAATGCTTGTCACTTTGACGAACACACGGCCTGCATCAACATAAGAAGTGTAGGCTAATTGCTCTTAGTCTAAAAGCACATCGGCCGAGGTCGTGCCGCTACAATCATTTTCACAACAATGTGTTATACTGTAACCAAAATACACACTACTAACCTTGATTCGCAAGCCTTTCTTGTCTACTTGTTACAATCGGATCAAACACCAATTAAGTTTCCGGGATCATCTGCAACACGTAGTGTAAATCTTATAAGGACGTTGGTCTGGATTAGTGATAAAAAAGTATCCGAAAGCGGGATGTTTCTCTGGGAACCTCAGGGAAACAATGAGGGAAGGGTACTTCTCAAACAGCTGTTTCCAAAATGGAGTTAGCCACCCCACAGCCAATCAAACACCGTCTTGTGTTTCAGGCGTATTATTGTCTTGTGTTCTGTtctgggcccggtttcccgaTATCGATGGAATTTAGTCTTTTCGTGATCTTTCCTACAACGGACCGAAATATTTAGGCAGAGAAAACGGTCGTTGTTGGACCATGTGTCAATACTGACAGGATCGAAATAAATGGAGTGCTGCTCTCAGATTAAAATATTTCCTTAACATATAAAACGTTTAAAATTGATTTAACACACGAATCTTTAGGGGGCATTCTGCCCAATAGACAGGTGCGTTTTGCCCTTATAGTGGCGCAAATAACAACATAAATTGTCCACTTTTTTCCCTTCAAAATGTTGTTGCCTAAGGATAGCCAGTATGCACATATCTAAATCTTACCAAAAGTAGCTTTTTTTTCTAGCctccttttttcaattttcgcctaaaagacatacccaaatctaacggcctgtagctcaggccctgaagcaaggatgtgCGTAtacttggtaccatttgaaaggaaacactttgaagtttgtggaaatgtgaatgtaggagaatataacacaatagatctggtagaagaaaatacaaagaaaaaaacaaccagtGTTTTtttaccaccatctttgaaatgcaagagaaaggtcacgGTAATAGTGGTTGTAATTGTCCACaagtgtccacaagatggcagcagtgcatgTGCAACGTTTCAGATGGATAACTTGAAGTGTGACTGAACCTCAAGACTTTTAGTGTGAAGTCCCCAGGTACATTTGGAAaaatcgtgaaggagacattcacattaatattacatttttctgcaagaatatcgtcaaatcagtatacttggactttgatttagctttccaagtattagtagccatatcaTAAGCTCAAAATTTGCAAAACAAacagttttcataacttcataagTCTGAAAGTCCTTGTAATTTTTATCCAAAATGAAAAGGCATGTTAGTAGCTACATTTTACAACATATACATGGTGTCCAGATACTTCCATAAAGCCAGCTCATTgactatctagctagctttgcttggccccgattggtgcttatttgacaaagatacagtcatTCAAGTGATGGCCGCCCGAGTAATCGGCGTGCCATGAAGgcgtcgctctctgaccaaatatggtgtcctataggatatactacatcCCTAATGAAATAGTGAAGTCTTGgtaccttctaggatctctgaggaatagaTACGAATGTGATTTTAGTCGTTAAAACAATGTTTAGGgtgagattttcacagattcctttcatTGCAAATTGAACAAGTAGAAATACAAAATCGAttgtgcatgctatatggacctttttaggataagaaaaatgattttatctcacaaaacgacacttcatgttatctctgggaccctttggatgatagatcagagcaagatttcagaatgtaagtacacatttcaccttcagaggtgaatttatcaaacctatcgcAGTGAAAAActgttttgttgttaggagctctcttcaaacaataacatggcatttttttcacagtaatagctactgtaaattgaatagtgcagttatattaacaagtaTTTAAGCGTTCAGCTTACTGAAATGTATTGTTTCTCTAAATTCTGTGATCTTGAAATAACatgctgcatgatttacaactgtcctgTTGACGGGACACCgatccttaagaagttttaattTAAGGGGAACAGTTTCCCCCAAGTTACCCTACTGATATGATCGAAAGAAAGGGACTACTGCTCTCGGATCAGCGTTCTCCATTCAGATCTTACCTTAACATTACAATTATTTCACAATACTTACGATGGATTAGCTCCTAGAGATATTACCACCTACAGCTACAAATATTGAGGTGTCTTATTCTAATGCTTACCCAATACAAATGCACTAAATTACCAATTTGGCACATCATTGCGCACGTTAGGCTACACATCAATAAATCTATTGAGACAAGTGACAGACAGTAGCCTTCAAGTAGAAAGAAAGACATTTCAGTGTGTCCTACTTGTGCACCTGACATTAAAATGAGAAACTTAAAATAGAAGTCAATTCAAAATGCAATGTATTTCAATATGATTGAAATATGCCTATAGTCTACTGTTGATATTTTAACACAGTCATCTCGGTTTTCATTAGATTATGAACATTTCAAGTGCAATGTTAATAATGGTTTTGGGAACCATCTCAGCAATTTATTAATGAGGGGACTATGGAGATTCTAATGATGAATTTAGCCTTAATTAAGGATCTGACCCTTTTTTTGccaaaaatgacatacccaaatctaactgcatgtagctaaggacctgaagcaaggGTATGCACATTCTTGATGCCatttgaaatgaaaaaaattgaagtttgtggaaatgtgaagctaatgtaagagaatataacacattagatctggttaaAGATAATATGAAGAAAATACTATTTTTGTTTTTGCATCATCTTTGATGAGAGAAGGGCCATAATGTACTTTTCCAGGTTATGCACAATTTAGCTTTTGGCcattagatggcagcagtgtatgtgcatttctgttcaaaatgttgtatcaagactgcccaaatgtgcctaattggtttattaatacattttcaagttcataactgtgcactctcctcaaacaatagcatggtattctttcactgtaatagatACTGTTAACTgggcagtgcagttagattaacaagactttaagctttctgcccatatcagatatgtctatgtcctgggaaattttcttgttacttacaacctcatgctaatcacattagcctatgttagctcaaccgtcccacgtggggacaccgatcccgtagaggttttAATATGCATTTGGAAGACCGGTCCATGTTCTAGTCTTCATATGCATACCCTAGGACATGGATCATCAACTAAATTAATTTCCAGGACCATTTTTACTTGGCCAGAACATCATTACAAATCATTTCtggactgcaaattgaccgcaggAAGCCCAAGCATATATaacatttgactaaaacataatcattttaGACCTTGCTTACGTTTGTATAtgatcacatattatgtgtgggaatacttcgGAACCGATtcccaaaattaaaatcacttggagccgatttgctggtgtttttagtcttttatgtccaacaataaaataaacactatttttgctcagaaaacttggggggccaaataaaatcccCCTTGGGCCAAATTCGTCCTGTGGGCCGCTAGTTGGGGAACACTGCCCTAAGATCTCTATGTGCCAACCTTCCTCTAGGCCTAATGGACATGTAAGGGTTTTGCAGAATACATAACATCTGCATTTGAAATTAGTTTATTAATCTTTTGATCAATATATGTTTACTCTACAATATATGTTTACTCTCTGAGGGAGGACATCTGCATTGCATTGCAGACATGCTtagaaaaataaatgttttatctaATTACAATATAAAattgtgcaatgtaacaatgacaaaataaaatattttaaaaatactttGGCCTTTCATAAAATAATGAATAAtatgcctatatatatatatatatatatatccagtaccagtcaaaagtttggacacacctacacatttaagggttttcctttattcgtactattttctacattgtagaataatagtgaagacatcaaaacaattaaataacacatatggaatcatgtagtaaccaaaaattgttaaacaaaacaaaatatattttatatttgagattcttcaaagtagccaccctttgccttgatgacagctttgcacattcttggtgGCAATATAACCTAATCTCTAAATGACCTGTGGTAATAATAAAATATTTGGCAAAAACTGACATATAGCTCCAGTGTTGCTGGATGGGGTCCCCTATAGAACTGGCTTCTGTACCCTGGGTTTGCAATTAAAACAAAACATTATGGGCTAGTTTTCAAATCACAGATTAGGCCTAGTTCTGTACTAATGGAGAATTTCCATTGAACATCCTTTTTAGtctaggactaggcttaatctgtgtgcAGGAAACCAGCCTGAAGTGTTGTCACTATTGGTATAATGCAAAGAAAACATAAAGCAGGTATCTGTCTGTAAATATGAAAATAATGATCTGTCTGTGGATTCAAACTTATCTAGAACAATGCATTAACTAGGCTGTTTCATGTAGATAAATGTCAGCTATGTTGACGTTAATATGTAATATTGTAGTTACTATTTTTGAACTATCCACTATCTACAATGCTAGTGGGTGAAATCAAATCAAGATGAACGAGAAAAaaccaacctggactcaggggtagatgtAAGATAGTAAACACAAATCTGTCTCCCCCCATTTAATATAttggctcccaagtggtgcagcggtctaaggcactgcatctcagtgctagaggtgtcactacagaccctggttcgatcctaggctgtatcacaaccggccgtgatcgtgagtcccatagggcggcggtttggtcgtcattgtaaaataagaatttattcttaactgacttgcctagttaaataaaaacaattacaaaatatgtatggtatgtattaatttgtggatgtccacaATCCATTTCTTATatgttacaaattgcaattcgtGCAATGTCTTACAAGTTGGCGatacgtatgatatgttacgaattccaatttttttgtggctaacgttagctaggctagaggttagggttaaatttaggggaatggttagctatctaacatgctaagtagttgcaaagttgctaaaatTGTCTGTGATGTGGTTCGATACACgtaacctttgggttgctagacgtttgcGTTATACGCCCACCCATCCTCCCCACTTTAGTTTTTggcttaagtaaccttctgtcttatgtaaccataccaaatgtaacatatcatactactgTAATTCTAGTGTCACAGATttatgtttactatgttacgtcctTGAAGCCAGGCTGTATTAAATGATCAGGACTAGTAAAATGTGTCTTAATAAGAACGAATGCACATGTCATACTGTAGGCTAGGGCTCTCAGTAACTCAGACATTACAGGTCTTGAGTGGCTCAGTTAGTAAGAGGGTGACACCACCGCAAGTTCATCACTGGTTTCAATTCCTGCAGGGATCACATACACATGCTAAAATTGTAGGCTATCCACTCATTgcactgtaagttgctttggataaaagtggcAACCTTGCATGGTTACAAATTAAATCCCATTCATAACCCCTTGCACATCTATCATTATCGAAAATAGATTAAGGCAAAGTATGGATCCGGTAAGGCTACAACATGGTGTTTGAATATAACCATGCAGAGGAAGTCTAACAGGAACAGCCTCAGTACATgtattctgagaaattaaggaGAAAGCGGAAGTGAGTGGCATTTTAAATGGGCACAGTTGATCGTCTTCCTCTATAGGAAATAAATGTAACACTGGAAATGGTTTGAAACCGATAGGCAGCTCCTATTAAGCCTCTTTGCCAGAACCTGAAGCTGCCTTATGCTTGGCCATGTAGCAGGCCCTGAACTCGTAAAGCGTCTCCCATGTCCATATATTGTATTAATTATGATCTCAAAGGTAAAAACCAATCCTATATCAGCacacctactctgagacgctttttGAATATGGGCCCAGACGACTATTTAGCTCCTCCTGTAGTGATTTCTACTAAATAACATTGAAAACTTGCCCCATGGGACCATGATAAAACATAGATAAATGTTTCAAAAGAAACAGTAGTGTTCTCATAGCCTAGTCCCAGATATAGTTGTGCTGTTTAACCAACTCCTATGGCCATTGTCACATAAAAGACTATAGGCATTGGtaagacagcacaaacacatctgggaccaggctaatgtCCTCACAGTAGTTAAACGAGATAGAGGTGATGgtcagtatcagtaacagtagtagAGCTGAGAGCGTAGACCCCTGAAGGTGTCATCATCCTGGGCAGCACCACCAGGCTGCTGCCCTTCATACAGCATGGAGTTTGGGAGAACTACGCCCTCTAGAGGATCTGGCTGGCAGAACTCCACTATAAACTCCTCCTCGGAGTCCAGTAATGTCTTCGACCAGGCTGACATGTCGAGGTGGCCGGCTACCCCACCATACTCCTCTGGCAGGACGGATCGAGGGATGTTGCGGTGCAGAGAGTGCAGGTCTGACCCATGGAGAACGTACTGTATGAAAAATAAAGGGAATTATGTTAGGCTGATGTGTCATAGAATCACAAAGGAGCATACAGTACTTCAAGTACTCATGTTCATTTGATTAAGTTAATTCATCATggcttttaatacatttgaattcACTTCAAATCATATCACTGTTAACCCctgtatataaaaataaaataaaggagAGCATCACACTCTAGGAGCTTAGATGCAAAAAATGTTatgtccaacgtttcgacagacatgctgtcttcatcagggtataacccctgtatatagccttgttattgtcttttgttgtgttactttttaatttgtatttaattttttactttagtttatttagtaaatatttcattaactctattttcttaaaactgcaatgatggttaagggcttgaagtaagcatttcacggtaaggtttacacctgttgtattcagcacatgtgacaaataaaatgtgattttattaaATTAAATCTGAATGCGGTGATCAAAATTCAAAAGGCTACTGTGTACAGAAAAAAGGAAGATAAGACTCACCCTCTCTGCCATCTTCTCCTTCAAAAAAGGCTTAATTATTGCAAAGATCCCTTTGAAAATCCGGGGCTCATTTATGATGTTAACAGCCTTGATTCTTATTGGGAAGCTATCCTGAAATGCAACATTGAAATTCAAATCTATTTATATTATTTACAAAATACACAAGCCAAGAGTATCTTCCTTAAGGGTGTTTGATAAGATAAATATTTGAGATCTTATTTGAGTGTACTTTGATCTTGTTGTTATGGGTGATAATATCAGAACAGTAATAAGGTTACCTGAAGGATGCTGACAACCTTCTTGGCCAGGAATGGGCCCGGATTGGATGCCTGAGACAAGCCCACCCCAGTGTAGTCTGCTAAAATGACGATCCCATTAACCTGAGTCTCCTCTGGCTGAATCAGCTTCTCCAGAGTCAGGTAAATTGCCCGGATGTTGTCCTCAAATGGATAATCATTTGCTTTCCATTTTCCTGTTGTAAAATCATTTGTATTTAGTAACACCAAAGAAGGTCAAGCATAGGACAATTTTAATCTGTTATATCAAGGCTATTGGCAGACATGTTTTCAAGATTCCAATTTTTGTTTTTGCTGTATATGTTTATGAGCAGCTATTAGCTCCTATGTCATGCATTATagtgtattataaactgggttgttcgagccctgaatgctgatggGCTGACAGCCGTCATATATCAGACAGGATATCAATGGTattacaaaacatttatttttactactaattacattggtaaccagtttataataggaataaggcacctcgggggtttgtggtatacagCCACTCCGCtttgcgtcgtgcctaagaacagcccttagctgtggtatattggccatataccacaccaccctGTGCCTTATTGTTTCATTATACATAGCCCATAGGGCATTGTAAATGATCCATTTCCATCCCCTATGGATTAAATAAAATGAGATTCTATTCTTCTACGATGAGTATGTCCATATGAAGTGTTACCAAATAAAGATGAAAAAAAAATTTAGAGCCCTTCTTGGACATTAGATAGTGCGAGCTAACACACTGACCAGGTCTGAGACAGAGGATGTAGCGTCCATTAGGGTCTGGATGGGGCAGGACAGTGAGGAAGCCCAGGTCTAACACATGTTTGATAGTGGAAGGTTTCAGGTCCTGGAAGACCTCAGGCCAGGCCCGCCGACTGGTATGGTAGTTAAGGAGAAGCTGCATGGCACGGTCATAGTCAAACTTCCTGGTGGTTGGACAAGGACATGGGACAGGTGACAGGACACCATTATGTTAGCTTCAATATAGAACATCTTCAATAAGAAGAAACCAGGGCTCATATTCATAAACAGTATTAGAgtatgagtgctgatctaggatcagttttgacTTTCAAATCATAATTACATAATTATATGGACCGggggcctgatcctagatcagaactcctactctgagacgcttagGGACAGTTACCCAGAGAATTGTGGCTAGGTACTGTAATACATCATGACATACCTGGCCCGTAGGAAGCGCAGGAGGAAGGCATCGTCCAGCCTGGTCCGGAGGTTAGGCTGCTCCTTCAGCACCATGTCCCTAAGGGCCTGCACGTCTCTCAGCCTCCACTCGGGCTTCTCCTGTAGCTCCTCCCGGGCTTTGGCTACCAGCTCAGGGGTCAGAGTGCAGGAGTAGATGGGTGGCGGAGGGCCGGGGAACCTGTAACCAGCCGCTGGTGGTTCCAGAGCAGGAGGAGACCCAAGATCAATGTGCCTCATAGGTGCACTTTCCTCAGACATCATTTTGGCCACTAAAATATAAACAAATACTAAATACATGTCTGGATAAAACAACACAGCAGAAATATTCGTGGTACAAGAAAACCTGGACTGGAGAGCATTTACAAGACAGTAGAACCACATGAGAAATACCACAATTACCACAGGACATCTCTAAGGTTGTTATCAGCAATTAGTCATACACGGTAGCCACAAAATTGTGTGTATTCTCTAGTCTAGCCTACAGCAGTGGCCTAAACAACATAAATGTCACGACAATATCTTGAAAACACTGTATTGTAAACACTATCCTGTATTTCCCATACATTCTGCTTTTGACCGCGCTGCACTCGAGAAGATGTGCTTGCAAGCCACTGCGGATTCTGAATACCAACCAGTATGACgatgttttttttgtattttcagaGTCAAAAGTGTCCTCCAGACGAATGCTTAGTAAATCAAAACAGAAGATGCCCACAACAAACCAACATTTCtgggtttccactagttaccacagccacagacAAAATAGGCTGTATCGTAAAAATGAATTAAAACAAAATTTGCATTTTGGTCTTAacttaaggtcagggttaggcataCCGTTATCGGTGTGGTTACTGTTAGGGtaaggtttaaaatcacattttgagAAGGTAAATTGTAGAAATGGGCGGGGTTTACAACTTTGTGGCTGTAATAACTTGTGACGACCTTCTTTCTGGCGCAATCCGCGGCGAGTTCCGGGTGGCGCGAGATTCTTTCTCTCTTTGGTTACTCTGAAGCATGTGATGAGCTGCGTCATTCAGTACTTGCTATAGTACATTGTAAAAACAAATCATCATCAAAATTATACATCACCCCCTAAATAGGCTATTATGAATTGTGTTGGCTTTAGTTTTTTTATTCGGATACATATTTATACAGAGgaaatttaaataaatgtatgatACACACTTTATATTTAATCATCATCAGAATAAAATGGTTAACCTAGGCCTTCTATAATGTGAAGTAAAGTCCATGCG from Oncorhynchus keta strain PuntledgeMale-10-30-2019 chromosome 27, Oket_V2, whole genome shotgun sequence carries:
- the LOC118360043 gene encoding alpha-tocopherol transfer protein-like gives rise to the protein MMSEESAPMRHIDLGSPPALEPPAAGYRFPGPPPPIYSCTLTPELVAKAREELQEKPEWRLRDVQALRDMVLKEQPNLRTRLDDAFLLRFLRARKFDYDRAMQLLLNYHTSRRAWPEVFQDLKPSTIKHVLDLGFLTVLPHPDPNGRYILCLRPGKWKANDYPFEDNIRAIYLTLEKLIQPEETQVNGIVILADYTGVGLSQASNPGPFLAKKVVSILQDSFPIRIKAVNIINEPRIFKGIFAIIKPFLKEKMAERYVLHGSDLHSLHRNIPRSVLPEEYGGVAGHLDMSAWSKTLLDSEEEFIVEFCQPDPLEGVVLPNSMLYEGQQPGGAAQDDDTFRGLRSQLYYCY